In Candidatus Zixiibacteriota bacterium, the genomic window TTCCGAATTCAACCCGGCCGAAAAGCCGGTGCATTTCTATCAGATATGGATTTACCCTGATGTTCGTGGGACAATCCCGAGTTATGATCAAAAGAGTTTTGAGGGCATATCACGCATGAACCGGTTTATGCCGGTGGCCTCGGGGCAGGGGCTGCCGGGCACGGTGACATTCCAGACGGATGCAAGTGTTTATTTGGCCGCGCTGGAACCGGGAATCGAAATCAAGTTCAATCTGGCTCAATTGCGGAGAGGATTTCTATATCTCACAAAGGGGGAAATTTCCATTAATGGTCAGATTCTCCACGCCAAAGATCAGGCGCGCATCGTGACGGAGGGGGAATTGAGATTTCGGGCGGCCGAATTGTCGGAATTCGTTTTCATAGATGTGGCTTAGGGGGGCAGGATATGATAAAGAACCGGTGCCGGCTATTTACCGGTTCGATTTCTGTCTTTCGAATAAAAAGCCCTCCCGCGGAGCGGGAGGGCTTCAAGCTATCAATATAATCGTCAGCTTTAAACGTCGACCTCATCTTCGTTAGTCTGCGGTTTGGTGACTTTCTTGACCGTCGCATCGATCTTTTCGGGGCGTTTCTCTTTGAGTTTCCCTTTGTGTTTTTTGAGCTGGGATTTGACTTTGTCGACCGCCATTTCTATGGAGGCGTACATATCATTGGAGTCACCCTTGGCGGTGATGACGGCGTTGTAAACCCGGGCCTTAATTTCGACCGTCTGGCGGTATTTTTCGACGTCCAGAATAACCTCGGCGGAAATAATATTTTCAAAGTATTTAGTGAGCCCCATCACCTCTTTTTCAATGCTCTGTTTCAGCTGCGGAGTCAGGTCAAAATGCCTCGCGGTAATTTCGATGTTCATCGCTGTTAACTCCTTTCATGTTATTGTTAATAGACCGGTGCATCCTTGTAATGATGTTCGGTCCGAATAAATCTTCTGGTTCCGGATTTCTGCCGGAGCACCAGCGATTGCGAGACGGCGCCATGAGGATGAAAGATTACTCCTTTTAAAAGGTCTCCATCGGTGACTCCGGTTGCGGCAAACATAATGCCGTTTCCGGAGGCGAGTTCATCCACGGTAAAGATTTTATTGATATCCATGACCCCCATCTGTTTGGCTCGTTCTACCTCCTCAACATTGCGCGGCACTAGGCGTCCCTGCATCGCTCCGCCGATGCAGCGCAAGGCCGCCGCCGCCAGAACCCCCTCAGGAGCACCGCCGATACCCAGCAGAAGGTCGACCCCGCTATCTGGAAGCGCCGCGGCAATGGCCGAAGAAACGTCACCATCGGGAATCAAATGAATTCGGGCGCCAGTCTTGCGCACCCGCGCAATGAGATCGCTATGGCGTTCCCTTTCAAGAATAACTACGGTGAGATTGGAAATTTTGTATCCCAGGCACTCGGCCACGCGGCCGATATTTTCCTCGGGCGAGAGGCTGAGGTCAATGGCCTCGGCTGCTTTGGGACCGGCGGCGATTTTTTCCATATAGGTGTCGGGGGCATGGAGAAGTTGTCCTTTGGGGGCAATAGCGATGACAGCCAGGGCGTTGGGGCGGCCATAGGCGACTGAATTGGTGCATTCCAGCGGATCCACCGCAATATCTACCTCGGGTTCGGCTCCGCAGCCGACCTCTTCACCGATATAAAGCA contains:
- the raiA gene encoding ribosome-associated translation inhibitor RaiA, with the protein product MNIEITARHFDLTPQLKQSIEKEVMGLTKYFENIISAEVILDVEKYRQTVEIKARVYNAVITAKGDSNDMYASIEMAVDKVKSQLKKHKGKLKEKRPEKIDATVKKVTKPQTNEDEVDV
- the glpX gene encoding class II fructose-bisphosphatase; its protein translation is MDRNLALEIVRVTEAAALASAQWVGRGSQMDADRAAVTAMRRSLDSIYFKGKVVIGEGERDEAPMLYIGEEVGCGAEPEVDIAVDPLECTNSVAYGRPNALAVIAIAPKGQLLHAPDTYMEKIAAGPKAAEAIDLSLSPEENIGRVAECLGYKISNLTVVILERERHSDLIARVRKTGARIHLIPDGDVSSAIAAALPDSGVDLLLGIGGAPEGVLAAAALRCIGGAMQGRLVPRNVEEVERAKQMGVMDINKIFTVDELASGNGIMFAATGVTDGDLLKGVIFHPHGAVSQSLVLRQKSGTRRFIRTEHHYKDAPVY
- a CDS encoding pirin family protein, translating into MIQVIPAEKRHYSDIGWLKTYRLFSFAEYYDPNNIQFGALRVFNDDIVEAGTGFPTHPHHEMEIITIVLEGVISHQDSMGNKTVIKAGEVQRMSAGAGLTHSEFNPAEKPVHFYQIWIYPDVRGTIPSYDQKSFEGISRMNRFMPVASGQGLPGTVTFQTDASVYLAALEPGIEIKFNLAQLRRGFLYLTKGEISINGQILHAKDQARIVTEGELRFRAAELSEFVFIDVA